The Haematobia irritans isolate KBUSLIRL chromosome 1, ASM5000362v1, whole genome shotgun sequence DNA segment TAGGGAATTTGCAGGGATATAGGCTGCTTACATTCGTTGGATATTGTGTGCTTATCGCTTCTTATTGATTGATATAATGAAGGTTATGTTTAGCTTGACATGTgtacttttaaaatttaaaactgacccaaaaaaatatttttttgattaaatcacgaaattaatagatccaattaatttttaattgaaatgtcttaatCGTAAAAATTATAGTATAGATAGGATAGAATGATAGGATACAATCAccgatatcaattaaaaaattaagtgataattttatatttttgtgattgatttttttaaatttaaaaattttttcaaacagttaaatttttaattgaatatttttgaaaatcaattaaaattttaattggatatattttagtgaaaattgtattgcttAAACCCTTTGGTCTTCCCGGACTCTAATAACTGGATTAACTTTGCAGCACAGTTTAATGATTTGGCTGCAATATTCTCATACATCCTGTTTAGTCTTTTCTGGTAAACTGATTCTAATAGAATATCTGCCGCAAagacttttttaaataattgtataaaggTCGGTTTCCCAATGTCTTCTTACCATTTATCGTTTAGATAAAACTTCCGATACAAAATGTTTACTAGCCGTTAGGCCATCCTTCGGTTAACTATTATTCTGAGGATGCTAAACTGGCCATAAGTATATTTATAACCCATTACAGATGTCATTTATAAGGGGTTTGATTATTCAGATACAATATTGACGCTGTTCAGGAGTAGGAATAGAAGATAGGTAGAGACTAAACAATGCTGAAAATACCACCCTAGAACTCCATATGTAGGAGTTCTGTGTCATGCCTTTGCATATCGAAGGTTTGAAATGGGTCAAGCGACTATATAACAGTCCtttggaccttctttttatagacgagttgGGACGGCTTTTCACAATGAGGGGGAACAACTTAGGGGAATTTTGAACCACTcataaatatcaccagcattactgaaataGGGGATAGTCTAgcaccgaaaaactttttggtgtttggtcgaagctgggattgaactcatgaccctttgtatgtaaagcgagcatgctaacatttgcaccacggtggttccctacTTTAGAATTAAAcataaatctttatatttatGAACCTAATGGTTGAGCAGAGAGACCTGCCAAAGGTTACTTGCTTTgagggatttttttatttagaaattatgGTATTCATGGAACACATTAAAGTAACtcaatatttctatttttaggtGTCGGTGATCCTGAACGCATGGCACCACCACGTGTTGAAGAATATGTTACAAAACTCTTCGATGGTCTGAAGGTAACAGTCATTAGTGATGTGAATACTATCACCAAGGAATATCCACTCTTTGCTGCCGTCAATCGTGCTGCCAATCATGTGAAACGCCATCAAGGACGTATTATTTTCGTAGAATATGTTCCTCCTCAAAAAGCTAGAAAGACTTTAATGTTGGTGGGTAAGGGTGTTACTTATGACACTGGTGGTGCTGACATTAAAGCTGGAGGTATTATGTCCGGTATGTCTCGTGATAAATGTGGTGCAGCAGCAGTTGCTGGTTTCATGCAGGTTTGTTAGCTACAAATACCTCTTATATTCAAACTTAGAAGGTTTCTTGTTTTCGTAGAttgttaaagaacaaaaacccgcCGATGTTCATGTTATTGCTGCTCTCTGTATGGTACGTAACTCTGTTGGCGAAGAATGCTATGTGGCAGATGAGGTTATTACATCGCGTGCTGGTGTTCGTGTGCGTGTCGGAAACACCGATGCCGAAGGTCGTATGTGTATGGCTGATGCTTTGTGTCGCATGAAAGAAATTGCTGTTGCCGAACAATTACCTGATCCTCATCTTTTCACTATTGCCACTTTGACTGGTCATGCTTGTGTTTCCGCCGGTGAAGGATACTCCATCATTATGGATAATAGTGTAGCTCGTGCTGCCAATCATGCTCGTGATTTACAAGAAATTGGTACTTCATTCGGTGAACCGTTTGAAGTGTCGGTAATTCGTCAAGATGACTTCGATTTTAATGCGGGCAAAGTTATTGGCGAAGATATTCTTCAATGCAACAATGCTCCTTCATCGCGTACACCACGTGGCCATCAAGTGCCAGCTGCATTCCTTATGCAAACTACAGGACTTGATAAACATGGTTTGGAATCCGATAGACCTTTGAAATATACCCATTTGGATATTGCTGCTAGTGCTGGAGAATATCCAAAACTACCAACTGCTGCACCTATTGTAGCTTTGGCAAAGGCCCATTTAtcttaaattaacacaaaaaagtggtaaaaatattattgttttcTTGTTCTGTTTCTCGCCCTCACCGGCTTTGGTGATTTTCTTGTTTAAAGTTTGTCAATCATTAAATTAATGTTAAAAATTGACAGACTgtaaaagatttttattttaagtattactcttaaaaagaataaaaaagtataaacatatgaaaaaattatcttaatTTCATATGAGTTTTTTTCGGATAATCCCCCAGCATTTTGATGAATGATTGTCTACTATTTAAGGCCCTGGTATTACAGATATATTTAGTAGACCAGGTAGGGACGCCTTTTCTCTTATCGCAATTATTCCATCAGAATACGGGCAGGTTTCAGTCATAGTCGCATCCCGTTGTTCCGGAGCAatactatgtttagctcaatgacaaggaaccccccattttatagaaaaattaaatggcGTGAAACACccccagaaatgtcatcagcattacgttttgatgaaatatgaaaaaaagatatactccaattaaaaacttcacTGAGGTCCTGGGAGTCTGCTTcagtaatatttttcttttttgtgtcACATCGCTCTATATCCGGAGTAGACCGTGAGTTCTCTAACTTTACTCTTTTTGTGTTATATCACTTATC contains these protein-coding regions:
- the Dip-B gene encoding dipeptidase B, encoding MGLDKLIPCTVQVAKMIQKSGCDVLCIIDRQIPAELVEQFNEFRSFDKAFDSVVSCFKSPKLNMPVVYSPLPELSDYHDVRAYQQAAAKSLQRAIKAGFKSPLLLVPESKKFRNVELCTVLGALEELYVPIQLREDVPDKRQRINNLSVMISNPKAEDIVKEAIVLESGRFVARDIGVGDPERMAPPRVEEYVTKLFDGLKVTVISDVNTITKEYPLFAAVNRAANHVKRHQGRIIFVEYVPPQKARKTLMLVGKGVTYDTGGADIKAGGIMSGMSRDKCGAAAVAGFMQIVKEQKPADVHVIAALCMVRNSVGEECYVADEVITSRAGVRVRVGNTDAEGRMCMADALCRMKEIAVAEQLPDPHLFTIATLTGHACVSAGEGYSIIMDNSVARAANHARDLQEIGTSFGEPFEVSVIRQDDFDFNAGKVIGEDILQCNNAPSSRTPRGHQVPAAFLMQTTGLDKHGLESDRPLKYTHLDIAASAGEYPKLPTAAPIVALAKAHLS